The segment TCCAGAATCGAATGGTTCTGCCCATACGCCTTGTCGATCTGGTTGAGCGACTGCGCGATCAGGAAACTGCGGATGCCGTAGCCGGCCATGAAGGCCAGCGCCGTCTCGAAGAAGTCCAGGCGCCCCAGAGCCGAGAACTCGTCGAGCATCAGCAACAGCTTGTGGCGGCGCTCAATGCCGTCGCTGCCATCGAGCAACTCGGTGAGCCGTCGCCCGATCTGGTTGAGGATCAACCGGATCAGCGGCTTGGTGCGGCTGATGTCCGAAGGCGGCACCACCAGATACAACGACACAGGGGATGCAGACGCGATCAGATCGGCGATGCGCCAGTCGCAGCGCGACGTGACTGCGGCCACGGTCGGATCACGGTACAGGCCGAGGAACGACATGGCGGTGCTCAACACGCCGGAACGCTCGTTGTCCGACTTGTTGAGCACTTCGCGGGCGGCGGACGCGACAACGGGATGCGGTACATCTCCAAGATGCCGCGTGGTCATCATCCGATGCAGCGTCAGCTCGAACGGGCAAGCCGGGTCACTGAGGAAGTTCGCCACGCCGCGCAGCGTCTTGTCCTCTCCCGCGTAGAGCACATGCAGGATCGCGCCGACCAGCAGCGCATGACTGGTCTTCTCCCAGTGGTTGCGCTTCTCCAGCGCCCCTTCGGGATCGACCAGGATATCGGCGATGTTCTGCACGTCGCGCACCTCGTGCGCGCCGCGCCTCACTTCCAGCAACGGGTTGTAGGCCGCCGAACTGGCATCGGTCGGGTTGAACAGCAGGCAGTGGCTAAATCGACTGCGCCAGCCAGCGGTGATCTGCCAGTTCTCGCCCTTGATGTCGTGGATGACGGCGGATGCCGGCCAGGACAGCAGCGTCGGCACCACCAGGCCCACACCCTTGCCCGAGCGCGTGGGCGCAAAGGTCAGGACGTGTTCCGGCCCTTCGTGCCGCAGGTAGTGGCCGTCATGCTGGCCGAGAAAGACGCCGGCGGGCTGCGTCAGCCCGGCCTTGCGAATGTCGGCGACATCGGCCCAGCGGGCCGAGCCATAGGTCGTCACTTTGCGCGCCTGGCGCGAGCGCCACACCGACATGGCGATGGCGACCACCACGGCCAGCAGGCCGCTGCTCGCCGCGATCATGCCGCCGGTGTCGAACACCTGCGGCGCGTAGGCGTCGAAGAAGAACCACCACTCGAACAGCTTCCACGGGTAATAGACCGGCGTGCCGTGGAAGTCGAACCAGGGCGCGCCCAGGCGTAGCTGGTAGCCCAAGGCGGCGGCGGTCCATTGCGTGGCACCCCACACACCGGCGATCACGATGCCGAAGACGGCGGCGATCTGCCCGAACAACACGCCCTGAGCTTGCATACCCTGGCCTCCGATTTCTCCTGCGCTGATTCCCCGTGGAAAACGCGGCACAAAGGCGTGCCGCAGGCGTCAGGATCGGTGCCGGTTCAGTGCCGGTCAAAGACCGTTATCGGCAGCAAGGTGATGCAAAAAGCATGGTGTCATGCAGAGGCGAAACCAGTAAAAACGCCGCAGGCGTGAGCGCGCGGCGGCGTGTCGAGAAAGAAAAATCGAGATTTCGCGGCAGAAAGCCAACAATCAGAACTTCGGCGGCGTGTAGGGCGTGTTTCCATAGCCAAAGAAGCGCTTGTTCGTCGCCTCGGCCACCCGGTTGCACAGCACGTCTCCCATCGTCGGGCGTTCGGTCTTGCACTGGCGGCGCAGCTCCCTCAGGCGCGCAGGATCTGCGACCAGCTCTTCCACGGTCGGTACATTGGTTGCCTGTTTCGGTGTTTCGGACTGGCCGCAAGCGGACAGCGCGGCGACCAACAGGAATGGGGCGATCTGCTTCATGGTCATGACTCGACTTCCTCTTGGGAATCGGGTTCAAGGGGGGGCGTGGCTCTGATGCCGTCCGGCGATTCGATGGCCTGCACACGCTCGATAAAGCGTGACAGCACGTCCGAGGATCCACCTTCCCGGTGCAGCACATAAGTGGTCAGCATGGGTGAGCGACCCGCCAGCGGCCGAGCCACAATCCCAGGCTCACGGCTGCCTGCGATATGCGGCGCTCCGGCTAGGCCCAGCGCAAAGCCCGCCGACACTAACGCCATCATCAAATCGCACGAAGCCACACGTTCGGCAATCAGCGGCTCCATATCTATCCGGCGCAGTACGCGCTCGACTTGGCGAGCATGGCCTTCGCATACGTGCGGATCGCACAACACCAGCGGATAGCGCAGCACTTCTTCCAGCGGGATGCGCTTGTGCTTCAAAAGCGGATGACGTGCAGGAACCGCCACCATCAGCGCATCGCTCCAAACGGCTTCGGCAGTGATGCCTTCTCCAACTTCATCGGACTGGGCAAAGCCCACGTCGTAAAGGTCGTCATGCAGTCCCTTGATCTGCTGCGACAAGGGTACCTCGAACAGGCAAATCTCGACTTCGGGTTCTTCCTGCCGACACAGCGCCAGCAAGGACGGCAGGCGCGAGGGCGTGATGCCGTCGGACAGTGCGATACGCAACTGACCGTGGAAGCCGTTGGTGGCTGCATTCACGCTATCGCGCGCCTGCTGCAAGGCGGTGAAGATGCGCGGCACATGCTCCAGAAACAGCTTGCCCGCCCGTGTCAGCCGCGTGCTGCGGCTGGTACGAATGAACAACTGTTCGCCCAGGCTCTCCTCCAGCTCCTTGATAGTGCGCGACAGCGGTGACTGCTCGATGTGCAGCCTCTCCGCCGCGCGGGCGAAATGTAGTTCTTCGGCGACAGCGAGAAAGCAGCGTAAGTGTCGAATCTCCATTTCGCCTCCTGTTGTCAGTACAAAGGCCGTTTGAGAGTTCGCAGCGTTGTAGCCGCTCATCTCACCGAGTTCATCCAGTTCAGGCCTGTCGCCGCTTTTGTGGCGCTGCGCGACTGCCTCGCCCTGCGGTCCGGGCAAGGCGTGTGACCAGCCGCCGGCCAGCGTCTTGTAGACCGCCACCAACGCCGTCGCCCTGCGGGTGGCGCTTTGTGCCAGCAAGTCTTCGGACTCCAAGCGTGAACGTTCGGCCTCCAGCACATCCAAAACATGGATGGCGCCGCCCTCAAATTGCAGGCGAGCCGTCTTGGCTGCCCGGCGGCTGGCCTCGGTCGCCTGTACCAGCATGGCGTTCTCGGTCTGCGCGCGCGATAGGCGTACCAGCGCGTTCTCGGTTTCTTCCATGGCGCGCAGCACCGTGCGCTCGTATACCGCCAAGTTTTCGGCAGTGGCTGAATTGGCCGCCGCGATGCGCGACCGCACCCGGCCCACGTCTAGGAAGGAACCACCCACACCGAGCGAGATCATTCGCGTTTCACTATCACGCTCGAACAACGAACCAAAGCCCAACGCCTGCGTGCCGATCAGCCCTCCCAACGTAAAGCGAGGGAACAGGTCTGCCATGGCTACGCCGATACGCGCAGTGGCCGCAGCCAGCCTACGTTCTGCCGCAGCCACATCGGGACGGCGACGCAGTAGATCGCCCGGTGCACCGGCGTTGATCTGGGCGGGCAGCTCAGGCAAGGCTGCGGGGTGATCCAGCACTTCGGCCATCGCCGCAGGCGTGCGGCCAGTGAGCACGGCAATGCGGTGGGCGGCCACAGCAGCCTCAGCTTCAAGCGGCGGAATGCGCGAGCGTGTCAGCGCCAATTGCGTGCGGGCGCGGTCGGCATCGAACGACGTGCCCCGGCCGTTCTCGAACAAGACCTCGATCAGCCGCAGCGTATCGGCTTGGTTGATTTCGTTGTCCCGCGCGACCTGTAATTGCACTTGCAAGCCGCGCAAGCGGAAATAGGCGTCGGTCAACTCGGCCACCATAGCCACTTGTACGCCCGCCAGGTCGGCTGCGCTGGCCTCGGTCTCGGCGCGCTGCGATTCCACGCTGCGCCGCACTCGGCCAAAGAAGTCCAATTCCCAGATCACGGATAGGCCAGCCGAATGCAGATCGTTATCCCGGTCGGAGCGGGACGCATCCGGTGCTTGTGCAGCACTGGCGCGCTGGGTACTGATTTCACCGGACGCGCCCAGCGTCGGATAGTAGTCTTGGCGACGTTCGCGCGACAGTGCGCTGGCTTGCTCGTAGCGCGACAGTGCTATGCGGATGTCGTGATTGGCGTGAAGAGCATTCTCCACCAAAGAGTGCAGCACCGGGTCATCCAGTTCCCGCCAGAATTGCGCATCGGCCTCCGGTACAAGCTGGGACACGGCAACGGGGTCTTGGCGGGCATACGTCACTGCCTGGGGCGCGGCAGGTGCCTTGTAATTCGGCCCTACTGCGCAAGCTGCCAGCGTCAACGCCACCAAAGGGAGCAGTACCAGATGTGGCATCCGACGTAGGCATGGTCGGATGCGGGATGGCGTTTGAAGCATGACGGAATCAGTCCTTGTGGAGTCAGTCATGGGTGGCCTCCATGGCGACATTTGCCTGGCGACGTGGCTTGCGCGTCGCGAGCCTGCGTAACGCGACGTAGAAAACAGGAGTCAGGAATAAACCGAACAAGGTCACGCCGAGCATGCCGGCGAACACAGTCACTCCCATAACCTGGCGAATCTCCGCGCCTGCGCCGGAACCGACCATCAGCGGCACCACGCCAGCGATGAAGGCGATGGAAGTCATGATGATCGGGCGCAGACGAAGGCGTGATGCCTCCAGCGCGGCATCGAGGATGCTGTGCCCCTTGCGCTCAAGTTCACGGGCGAACTCCACGATCAGAATGGCATTCTTGGAGGCCAGACCAATCAGCACTATCAAGCCAATCTGCACGAAAATGTTGCTGTCACCACCCGCGAGCCACACGCCCGTCATGGCCGACAACAGGCTCATGGGCACGATCAGGATGACGGCCAGCGGCAACGTCCAGCTTTCGTACAGTGCCGCCAGCACCAGGAAGACCAACAGTACCGCCAGCGGGAACACCACCAGCGCGGTATTGCTTTGCGTGACCTGCTGGTAGCTGAGGTCGGTCCACTCCAGTTGCATGCCTGGCGGCAGCACCTTGTCTGCAATGGATTGCACTTGCTGCAATGCCTGCGATGACGACACCAGACGCGGATCTGACTCACCAATCAGGTCGGCAGATGGATAGCCGTTGAAGCGGATGACGGGATCGGGGCCGAATGTCTTGCGCACGTCCACCATGCTGCCGATGGGCACCATGTCGCCATTGGCGTTGCGGGTGCGCAGTTTGACCACGTCCTCGACAGAACTGCGGAACGGTGCGTCCGCCTGAGCCATCACCCGGAAGGTGCGGCCAAAGCGCGTGAAGTCGTTGACATACGCCGAACCCAGGTACACTTGCAGCGTATCGAAAAGATCGGTCACGGCCACGCCCTGTGCCTTCGCCTTGGTGCGGTCCACTACGGCGTCAAGCTGCGGCACATTGGCCTGATAGGAACTGATC is part of the Thalassospira lucentensis genome and harbors:
- a CDS encoding conjugal transfer protein TraG; its protein translation is MQAQGVLFGQIAAVFGIVIAGVWGATQWTAAALGYQLRLGAPWFDFHGTPVYYPWKLFEWWFFFDAYAPQVFDTGGMIAASSGLLAVVVAIAMSVWRSRQARKVTTYGSARWADVADIRKAGLTQPAGVFLGQHDGHYLRHEGPEHVLTFAPTRSGKGVGLVVPTLLSWPASAVIHDIKGENWQITAGWRSRFSHCLLFNPTDASSAAYNPLLEVRRGAHEVRDVQNIADILVDPEGALEKRNHWEKTSHALLVGAILHVLYAGEDKTLRGVANFLSDPACPFELTLHRMMTTRHLGDVPHPVVASAAREVLNKSDNERSGVLSTAMSFLGLYRDPTVAAVTSRCDWRIADLIASASPVSLYLVVPPSDISRTKPLIRLILNQIGRRLTELLDGSDGIERRHKLLLMLDEFSALGRLDFFETALAFMAGYGIRSFLIAQSLNQIDKAYGQNHSILDNCHVRVTFATNDERTAKRISETLGTATELRAQRNYAGHRLAPWLGHLMVSRQETARPLLTPGEVMQLAPDESVVMVSSVAPIKAKKLRYYADANFKQRVLPPPALTAGRYADVPPARPDDWSGLAIPAVPAAQATASADDLGGSDDGGPRRQPELSETVAYDPEPDYTPSDLALLDDDDMPPLLPGQFDPALQRTARLASLDPNDGIDI
- a CDS encoding EexN family lipoprotein, giving the protein MKQIAPFLLVAALSACGQSETPKQATNVPTVEELVADPARLRELRRQCKTERPTMGDVLCNRVAEATNKRFFGYGNTPYTPPKF
- a CDS encoding LysR family transcriptional regulator, with translation MEIRHLRCFLAVAEELHFARAAERLHIEQSPLSRTIKELEESLGEQLFIRTSRSTRLTRAGKLFLEHVPRIFTALQQARDSVNAATNGFHGQLRIALSDGITPSRLPSLLALCRQEEPEVEICLFEVPLSQQIKGLHDDLYDVGFAQSDEVGEGITAEAVWSDALMVAVPARHPLLKHKRIPLEEVLRYPLVLCDPHVCEGHARQVERVLRRIDMEPLIAERVASCDLMMALVSAGFALGLAGAPHIAGSREPGIVARPLAGRSPMLTTYVLHREGGSSDVLSRFIERVQAIESPDGIRATPPLEPDSQEEVES